In Dromaius novaehollandiae isolate bDroNov1 chromosome 14, bDroNov1.hap1, whole genome shotgun sequence, a genomic segment contains:
- the LOC112986905 gene encoding glucagon receptor-like, whose translation MRDAPVCGYRRRLVHLAWMCLFSSVPHSGAKVLERTFEEWMRYRDECLRRMASEPYPAGLFCNRTFDMYACWPDGSPGTAVNVSCPFYLPWFEKVKHGQVSRRCGPDGQWVTVNGSQPWRDYSQCEEEMESTIEEEGARRLMVSFKVLYTVGYSLSLLTLVSALLVLTVFRKLRCTRNYIHANLFASFGLRATSVIVKDALLEKRWGMEVARVADWEALLSNEAAIGCRAAQVVMQYCILANHYWFLVEAVYLYKLLIGAVFSERNYYRLYLYLGWGTPVVFVVPWMAAKYLKENAECWALNENMAYWWIIRIPILLASLINLLIFMRILKVILAKLRANQKGYADYKLRLAKATLTLIPLFGIHEVVFIFATDEQTTGVLRYIKVFFTLFLNSFQGFLVAVLYCFANKEVKSEMKKKWQLWKLDHPALCCAQ comes from the exons ATGAGGGACGCGCCTGTCTGCGGGTACCGCCGGAGGCTCGTCCACCTCGCCTGGATGTGCCTCTTCTCCTCCGTGCCG CACAGCGGAGCCAAGGTGCTGGAGAGGACCTTTGAGGAGTGGATGCGGTACCGCGACGAGTGCCTGAGGAGGATGGCGAGTGAGCCGTACCCGGCAG GGCTTTTCTGCAACCGGACCTTTGACATGTATGCCTGCTGGCCGGACGGGAGCCCCGGCACCGCCGTCAACGTCTCCTGCCCTTTCTACCTGCCCTGGTTTGAGAAAG TGAAACACGGGCAGGTGAGCCGCAGGTGCGGGCCGGACGGGCAGTGGGTGACGGTGAACGGCAGCCAGCCTTGGCGGGACTACTCGCAGTGCGAGGAGGAGATGGAGTCCACCATCGAGGAG GAGGGCGCCCGCAGGCTGATGGTGAGCTTCAAAGTGCTCTACACCGTGGGGTATTCGCTGTCGCTGCTGACCCTCGTCTCGGCCCTGCTCGTCCTCACCGTCTTCAG GAAGCTCCGCTGCACCAGGAACTACATCCACGCCAACCTCTTCGCCTCCTTCGGGCTGCGGGCCACCTCGGTGATCGTCAAGGacgcgctgctggagaagcgctGGGGCATGGAGGTGGCGCGGGTGGCCGACTGGGAGGCCTTGCTGAGCAACGAG GCGGCGATCGGCTGCCGGGCGGCGCAGGTGGTGATGCAGTACTGCATCCTGGCCAACCACTACTGGTTCCTGGTGGAAGCCGTCTACCTGTACAAGCTGCTGATCGGCGCCGTCTTCTCCGAGAGGAACTACTACAGGCTCTACCTCTACCTGGGCTGGG GCACTCCCGTGGTGTTCGTGGTGCCCTGGATGGCCGCCAAGTACCTGAAGGAAAACGCCGA GTGCTGGGCGCTGAACGAGAACATGGCCTACTGGTGGATCATCCGCATCCCCATCCTGCTGGCGTCCCTG ATCAACCTGCTGATCTTCATGAGGATCCTCAAGGTGATCCTGGCCAAACTCCGTGCCAACCAGAAGGGCTATGCGGACTATAAGCTGCG GCTGGCCAAAGCCACACTGACCCTCATCCCCCTCTTCGGGATCCACGAGGTGGTCTTCATCTTCGCCACTGATGAGCAAACCACAGGCGTCCTGCGCTACATCAAGGTGTTCTTCACCCTCTTCCTCAACTCCTTCCAG GGCTTCCTGGTGGCAGTGCTGTATTGCTTTGCCAATAAAGAG GTAAAGTCAGAAATGAAGAAGAAGTGGCAGCTCTGGAAGCTCGACCACCCAGCGCTCTGCTGCGCCCAGTGA